The following is a genomic window from Nguyenibacter vanlangensis.
ACGTTCCTGGTATTCGACCTCGGCGGCGGCACACTCGATATTGCCATCGCCCAGAGTATGAAGGGTCGCGTGAGCCTTCTTGCCCATGGCGGCGTCGAGATGTGCGGCGGCCGCGACATCGACCGTGCGCTCATGGACGAAGTCGTAAAGCCTTGGCTGGTGGAGCATTTCGACATCGGAGACGATTTCACAACCAACGCCAAGTATCGGACTCTAGTCCGCATGGCGACATGGGCGGCCGAGAAGGCGAAGATCGAACTTTCACGCACCGAAGACACGGTGATCGCCCTATCGGAGACCGAGATCGGTATCCGCGATGAGGGCGACGAGGAAATCTATGTCGACATCCCTATTGACCGAACGACGTTCGACAACTTGATCGCGCCCACTGTCGCCAAGGCGATCGCGTCCGCCCGCGAGACCCTTGAACTGGCAGGCATCAGCCCCCACGATGTGGACCGCATCGTATTCGTCGGCGGCCCGACCCATTACAAGCCGCTGCGCGACAAGGTCGCCTTTGAACTCGGCATCGCGGCCTCCACCGACGTCAACCCCATGACTGCCGTCGCGGAAGGTGCCGCTATCTTCGCGGAATCAATTGATTGGTCGACAAAAAGCCGCGGACGCAAAGCCTCGCGCAGTTCGCTCTCCTCGGCGGGCGTCGCGTTCGCCTACACCACGCGCACACCCGACATACAGGCGCGGTTCGTCGTCAGAAATGTGGGCGACCTGTCTGGCGCGTTCCAGGTCGACAGTCTTGATACCGGTTGGTCATCGGGCCGAAAGGCGTTGCAGGAGGGCGCTTCGATGGAGCTTCCCCTGGTAAAGCCCGGAGAGAACAGCTTTCGCGTTTTTGTCTTCGATCCCGCTGGCGGCCCGGTCTCGATCTCCGAGGACAGGATCGTCATCGTCCGTACCGCCGCGTCGATCGATGCTATTCCCGCATCCCATACAATCGGCCTCGCCGCACTCCGAAGCCGCAATGGCCCCGAGATTCTGATACCTCTGGTCAAAGCTGGTGATCCGCTGCCGAAGAAGGGAAAGATCAAGGTCATCGCAGGCGAGACGCTCCGCGCGGCAAGCCCAGGCTCCCTCAACTTCAAGCTATGGGAAGGCAACATTCAGAGCAACATCCAGGACAATCTGTTCATCGGTACATTCCGCGTGAACGGTTCGGACTTCGAAGCGGGCATGATCGCCACCGGCACCGAAATGCTCCTCGAATATGAAGTAACGGACAGCGGAAACATCAAGCTCGACGTATCCGTTCCGTCCATCGGAAGTTCATTCGCGACCGACCACAATTATTATTCGCGCCAGGACGCGCAGATCGACTACACACAGGCGTCGGCACGTGTTGCCGCCGAGGCACGCTCCACCCTTTCGCGTCTCGACGAAATCGCCAAGCATATCGACGATCCCCGTATTGCCATCATCCGCGCCCGGCTGATCCGCATCGACGCCATCGACGTGGATCGCGCCGATCCGGAAGAGACGAAGCACGCCCTCGATGAGATCCGTGCGATCCGCAAGGCCATCTCGCTCGTCCGCAAGGATTGCTTGAAGCCTCTCCGCCAAGTCGATCTGAACAGCATCGTCGATATTTTCCGTAGCTGGTCAATGAAGTTCGCGCGACCGGAGGAAACGCAGTCGTTTGATGCACTCGCCAGGACCGCACAAAACTCGATCGACACCAACGGCAGCGACTTCGAGACCCATCTGGCCGAGCTCCGCTCGCGTAATCTCTCCATACTCTGGAGGTCTGACGATTTCATCGTTGACCGCTTCCACTGGATCTCGCAAAGCCCGGAGCAATTCGTCGACCAGGACCGCTATGCGTCGCTCGTCATCCAAGGTCGAAGTGCCCTCGCAAAGCCCGATCTACCCAAGCTCCGCGATATCCTCACCACGCTTGACCAACTCCGCTTTGCCCGGACCGGCGAGGAGGAGATCTTCGCGATGACGAACATCGTGGGGGCCTGATGGCCGCGTCGCCCTTCCCTCGCGGGCTGGCCTTGTCCGGCGGGGACGTTCGTCGGGTCGGGCGGACATTGACCGCGCAGCACAATGCCTACTGGCTTCACGCCCTCACGCCGGAAGGGCGGGTCCTTATCATGACGCCCGACTTCCATTCAGCACTCATCCACGCCGGCGTTGGCCTCGACGTCGCCGCGCTCCCGACCCTCTCCTTCGGCGGCACCGATTACCGCTATCTCGCCGTCTATGGCGAGATGGATGAGATTTCCCGCCTCGCCCGCCCGATGTCGAAAGAGGACGCGCTACCGTTCGCACGGGCACTCGCGGCGATGCCCGAGGGATATTCGGGTGCCGTATTCTGCCGCGATTATGCATGCATGCTATCCGTCGACGTCGATGGCGCGCCGCGACTGGACAAGGCGCTCGTCCTTGGCCGCTATCTCAGCGGCGGCATCGAGGTGTCCGCCGAGGACATCGTCGCCCTTGACCGAATTGTCACGCGCCTCGACGTGGACGACCTGGAAGAGATCACTGCCGTCGCCGGAGTCAAGATCAGGCAGGCGCTCGGCCGATCCGCCAGATGCGAGATCTCGCCCGCGCGCAAATCCGAAAGTTCACCTCCCCCCTTCGGCACATTTCGTCTACCAGGCAGGAATCAACTCGAAGCATTCTTCAACGATTACGTCATCGACGTCATCGCAAACGAGGCCCGCTATGCGGCGCTGGGGATCGGCTTCCCCGGCGGTATCATTCTCGAAGGCCCGACGGGCTGCGGCAAGACTTATGCCGTCGAGAAGCTCGTCGACCATCTCGGCTGGAAAAATTTCTCTATCGATGCCACAAGCATCGCCAGTCCCTACATTCACGAGACCTCGCGAAAGATCGCCGACATATTCGCCGAAGCGACGAAGGCGGCACCGGCCGTGATCGTGATCGACGAAATGGACGCCTTCCTCACGGACCGCGATGTGGGCAACGGCCATCACCGCATCGAGGAAGTCGCCGAATTCCTGCGGCGCATCCCCGGGGCCAGCGCCGCGCGCGTACTGGTTATCGGCATGACCAACAAAATCGATTTGATCGATCCCGCCATCCTTCGCCGCGGCCGTTTCGACCACGTGATCCGGGTCGATCACGCGACGCCGGAAGAGATTGAGGAGATGCTGGCCTCGCTTCTTAGAGACATACCACACGGTCTCGATGATTTCGCGCCTCTGTCACGAACGCTTGCCAGGCGCCCGCTTTCCGATGTCGCCCATATCATTCGCGAGGCCGGTCGCCTGGCGGCGCGTAAGCGTAAGGACAAGATCGGCGCCGACGACTTCGATGCCGCCCTGGCCCGAAGTCCCTCCCGCAGCCCTGACGACCAGCGAAAGATTGGTTTCAGATGAACGATTTCTGCAAGACGGCTGTCGGCTTTACCGGCCTCAGCACCTATCGGACGGACGTGGATGCCGCAATCGCCGAAGCCGACCGTGTGGTGACCGCCGACGGACCGATCCGTTATTCCGGCCCCGCTCTTGCGCCTGATCCGATCGAACCGGTTCATCACGATCGTGACGCCTTTTCTGGTGGCATCAGGAAGGCAGGAGGTTGGGTAATCGGCATAGGCATCATGGTTGCCATCAGGATCGGCCTCTCCGGAGGCTTGCACAGTTCGGGCACCAACACCCCCGACACCCACACCCCGCCACCTGCGGCTTCGACGTCGGACATAACAAGACCGGCCATCTACAGCAGTTCCACTCTCTCGATCGGCGAACTGCGCTACTGTCTCGCCGAGGGTATCCGTCTCGGGGGAGAACAATCGGAACTCAATGATATGCGCTCGACGGACGTGGCGCGTTACAACAGGAACGTCGACAGTTACAATGCGTTGGTCAGGGACTTCCAAAGCCGCTGCGCACATCGCTCTTTCTTCGTGAACGACAAGGAGATCACCGGGCCGCAAATCGAAGAGCAACGGTCGGCGCTGGTTAAGGAAGGCCGTGATCGTGTCCTCTGACATGACAAGGCAGGTCGTGCTCGACATGAACCCCTTTGCCGTGCTCGACGTCACCACACGTGATACCCGCGAACGCATATATGATGCGGTCGAAGATCGTTCCCTCATCGTCGATCTGGACTCTTGCAACGAAGCCCGTGCCATTCTTACCGCGCCACGGCGCCGGTTCGAAGCAGAGCTCGGCTGGTTTCCGGGAATCGCCCCCACGACCGCGAAACGCGCCCTGGGCGCACGTAACCTCGAAGACATAGAGGCCCTGTCGATCGGTGGTCTCGCTCTGGCGAATGCGCTAACCACATGCGCCGTACGGCGCCCGCCAGCGTCGCTCGACCAACTTGTGGCATTCCTGACCACCATATCCGCCGCAATCGACTCGGTCTCGCTGGAAACGACCCTCCGCGACGTGAACGAGGATCGCGAGATCGCGGGCTTCCCGCCGTTCACCTCGGCAGATACCGCTGAAGAGATGCTCCGCGACCGACGCCAGATCTGGCGGAGCGACGTCGTGTCGGTCCTTGCGCGAATGCCCACTCATCTCATGATCGAAGGACTTTATTTGGCTTCGGAAAGAATGGCGCAGGGGGGCAGCTTTCCTCAGTTCATGCACAGCCTCGTCGAAGATTACGGCCTTCGTGCCCAGCCGTTCCTTCAGAATGAGATGGCGGGCGCGATCCGGCTCATCGAGAAGGCGCAGATTATCGCTGGCAGCCACCCACGCGCTTTGTCCCCGCTCATCGACGCCCTCGCCGAATTGCTCACGACCTGGGAGAAGGTAACGAAGCCGATCCAGCTCACCATGACCCATCTGGGACGCATCGATCCGGATAGCGAACGCCTCGGCTACCTGATTCGTGATCTATCGATCGACCTATACAACCAGCACTGCCTCACTGACGAGGCACGCCGGCTATCCGTACTCCTCTCAAAGCGCTTTTCGTCCCTACCTGAACTGGCAGGCAGAATCGGTGAGGATCAGGATGCTCTTGACCGTCTCGCAAGAGAGGCAACAGAGCGCGAGGCGGAAATCGCCTACGCTGCCGACATTGGTATTTTCAGGAAATCGCGCCTTTCCATCAATTCACGCAGGCTGGAATGGAAGGGACAACATTATGACGTCAAACAGATCCGCAGCGCCAGATGGGGAGCAATCAAGAAATCGGTGAACGGCATTCCTGCAGGCACCGACTATCTCATTGCCTGGAGCGACGAAAACCGCACCGCGATCGTTAAATTCCGAAAGGGCATCATCTACGAAGCCTTCATCGAGCGCCTTCTGCGCGTTCTCGCCGAGCCGATGCTCTCCGCGATGACCCTCGGCTTGCAGAACGGCCGTGAGTTCCACTTCGGCGGAGCCGCGATCCGGGACAACAGCGTTACCCTGCCATGCACGAAGATATTTGGCAAAAAACGGACTGAATTCGGCTGGGGCGAGGTAACCGTCCGCAACGCTGATGGCTTCTTCATCATCGAAGGACCGCCCAGGTCGAAGGCCTCGGTGAGACTATCCTTCCGCAACGTGGCCAACGTCCATTTCCTCGAGATTCTCGTGCGCACGGCCTTCCAGAACGGCCGGACGCAACTGAGCACAGCGTTCGCCTAGTGTCCCGATTCCGAAATTCGCAGGCAAGCCTCTGTCCTGCTCACCCTTTCCGCTACTGCGCGGACGCGCTCCGCGTCATGGTCTGGCGGATCAACCCGTCCACCTCCCGCCCGGCCAGGCTCAGCGCCACCGCCTCGGCGATGCGGATCCCGTCGATCCCGGCCGACAGGATGCCGCCGGCATAGCCCGCCCCCTCGCCGGCCGGAAACAGTCCGGCGGTATTCACGCTCTGCCCGTCCGGCCCGCGCGGAATGCGCAACGGCGAGGATGTCCGCGTCTCCACGCCGGTCATCACCGCGTCCTCCATGGCGAACCCGTCCAGTTCCCGGCCGAACGCCGCCAGCGCCTCGCGCATCGCATCGACGGCGAACGCGGGCAGGCACAGCGCCAGGTCGGTCGGCGTCACGCCCGGGCGATAGGACGGCTCTACCGCGCCCAAGCGGGTCGACGGCCGGCCGGCCAGGAAATCGCCCACGCGCTGGGCCGGCGCGCGATAATCGCCGCCTCCGGCCAGATAGGCCTGCCGTTCCCAATGACGCTGGAAGGCAATGCCGGCCAGCGGTCCGTCCGGATAGTCGGCCTGCGGGGTCACTCCGACCACGATCCCGGCATTGGCATTGCGCTCGGCGCGGGAATACTGGCTCATGCCGTTGGTGACCACGCGCCCTTCCTCGGACGTCGCGGCGACCACCGTGCCGCCCGGACACATGCAGAAGGAATAGACCGCCCGCCCGTTCGACGCGTGATGCACCAGCCGGTAATCCGCCGCCCCCAGCAGCGTGTGCCCCGCCTGGGCGCCGAACCGCGCGGCGTCGATCACCGATTGCGGATGCTCGATGCGCACGCCGATCGAAAACGGCTTGGCCTCCATCGCCACGCCGCCGGCATGCAGCATCGCGAACGTATCGCGCGCGCTGTGGCCGATCGCCAGCACGACATGGCCGGTCTCCACCACGCCGCCATCCGCCAGCCGCACGCCCACGACCCGCCGCCCGTCCGGCCCGGCCTCCACCAGCACCTCCTCGACCCGCGTGCCGAAGCGGTATTCACCGCCCAGCGCCTCGATCTCGGCCCGGATATGCTCGACCATCGACACCAGGCGGAACGTGCCGATATGCGGCTTGGACAGGTACAGAATCTCCTCCGGCGCGCCGGCCCGGACGAATTCCGCCAGCACCTTGCGACCGTAATGGCGCGGATCGCTGACCTGGCTGTACAGCTTGCCGTCCGAAAACGTGCCCGCCCCGCCTTCGCCGAACTGGACATTGCTCTCGGGCGTCAGCACCGACCTGCGCCACAGCGCGAACGTGTCGACCGTACGCTCGCGCACGATCTTGCCGCGCTCCAGGATCAGCGGCCGCAGCCCCATCTGCGCCAGCACCAGCCCGGCCAGCAGCCCGCACGGCCCCGCGCCGATCACCACCGGGCGGCGATAACCGGCACCCGCCGCCAGCCGCGCCCCGTCATCCAGCACGAAGCGATAGGTCATGTCCGGCGCCGGCGCGACATGCCGCGCGCCGGCCAGCCGCGCCAGGACCGCCGCCTCGTCGCGCACCGCGCAATCCACGGTATAGACCAGGACGACCGCTCCCCGCCGCCGCGCGTCATAGCCGCGGCGGAACACCGCATGTTCCAGCAGGTCGCCCGGCACGACGCCCAGCCGCCGGACGATTTCCGCCTCCAGCGCCTCGGGCGGGTGGTCGAGCGGAAGCCTGATTTCGGTCAGTCGGATCATGAAACGGGGTCCTATCACGCACGCCGCCCCCGATGAAAGCACGGCGACGCAACACGGGACTCGCCCCGCGCTCGGCGCGTCTGATACAGAGACCGCCAAACCCGCCCTCGGAGTCGGACCTGGAATCGGGTCCGATGATTCAGGATTTCCATGGCCGAGCCGCACGACCACGCGCACCCGCATCACCATGGCCCCAGCCACGACCATGACCACGGGC
Proteins encoded in this region:
- a CDS encoding Hsp70 family protein; the encoded protein is MEYVGIDLGTTNSAIASFDGENVILYKSPEQHDVTPSAIFLDRRGNKFVGSRAYNNAARNPDNAATLFKRFMGTSTPIAMKGVGKTMTPEECSADILRTIFGYLPEAMRNGGQSGTVITVPAAFNQMQKDATLAAAESAGIGRVALMQEPVAAVMSVMRQRSRDGTFLVFDLGGGTLDIAIAQSMKGRVSLLAHGGVEMCGGRDIDRALMDEVVKPWLVEHFDIGDDFTTNAKYRTLVRMATWAAEKAKIELSRTEDTVIALSETEIGIRDEGDEEIYVDIPIDRTTFDNLIAPTVAKAIASARETLELAGISPHDVDRIVFVGGPTHYKPLRDKVAFELGIAASTDVNPMTAVAEGAAIFAESIDWSTKSRGRKASRSSLSSAGVAFAYTTRTPDIQARFVVRNVGDLSGAFQVDSLDTGWSSGRKALQEGASMELPLVKPGENSFRVFVFDPAGGPVSISEDRIVIVRTAASIDAIPASHTIGLAALRSRNGPEILIPLVKAGDPLPKKGKIKVIAGETLRAASPGSLNFKLWEGNIQSNIQDNLFIGTFRVNGSDFEAGMIATGTEMLLEYEVTDSGNIKLDVSVPSIGSSFATDHNYYSRQDAQIDYTQASARVAAEARSTLSRLDEIAKHIDDPRIAIIRARLIRIDAIDVDRADPEETKHALDEIRAIRKAISLVRKDCLKPLRQVDLNSIVDIFRSWSMKFARPEETQSFDALARTAQNSIDTNGSDFETHLAELRSRNLSILWRSDDFIVDRFHWISQSPEQFVDQDRYASLVIQGRSALAKPDLPKLRDILTTLDQLRFARTGEEEIFAMTNIVGA
- a CDS encoding ATP-binding protein, with protein sequence MAASPFPRGLALSGGDVRRVGRTLTAQHNAYWLHALTPEGRVLIMTPDFHSALIHAGVGLDVAALPTLSFGGTDYRYLAVYGEMDEISRLARPMSKEDALPFARALAAMPEGYSGAVFCRDYACMLSVDVDGAPRLDKALVLGRYLSGGIEVSAEDIVALDRIVTRLDVDDLEEITAVAGVKIRQALGRSARCEISPARKSESSPPPFGTFRLPGRNQLEAFFNDYVIDVIANEARYAALGIGFPGGIILEGPTGCGKTYAVEKLVDHLGWKNFSIDATSIASPYIHETSRKIADIFAEATKAAPAVIVIDEMDAFLTDRDVGNGHHRIEEVAEFLRRIPGASAARVLVIGMTNKIDLIDPAILRRGRFDHVIRVDHATPEEIEEMLASLLRDIPHGLDDFAPLSRTLARRPLSDVAHIIREAGRLAARKRKDKIGADDFDAALARSPSRSPDDQRKIGFR
- a CDS encoding NAD(P)/FAD-dependent oxidoreductase, with translation MIRLTEIRLPLDHPPEALEAEIVRRLGVVPGDLLEHAVFRRGYDARRRGAVVLVYTVDCAVRDEAAVLARLAGARHVAPAPDMTYRFVLDDGARLAAGAGYRRPVVIGAGPCGLLAGLVLAQMGLRPLILERGKIVRERTVDTFALWRRSVLTPESNVQFGEGGAGTFSDGKLYSQVSDPRHYGRKVLAEFVRAGAPEEILYLSKPHIGTFRLVSMVEHIRAEIEALGGEYRFGTRVEEVLVEAGPDGRRVVGVRLADGGVVETGHVVLAIGHSARDTFAMLHAGGVAMEAKPFSIGVRIEHPQSVIDAARFGAQAGHTLLGAADYRLVHHASNGRAVYSFCMCPGGTVVAATSEEGRVVTNGMSQYSRAERNANAGIVVGVTPQADYPDGPLAGIAFQRHWERQAYLAGGGDYRAPAQRVGDFLAGRPSTRLGAVEPSYRPGVTPTDLALCLPAFAVDAMREALAAFGRELDGFAMEDAVMTGVETRTSSPLRIPRGPDGQSVNTAGLFPAGEGAGYAGGILSAGIDGIRIAEAVALSLAGREVDGLIRQTMTRSASAQ